The Pecten maximus chromosome 17, xPecMax1.1, whole genome shotgun sequence DNA segment AAGTCAATACTCGaagtatttgtaaatatataatgaataaatgtaatataaaaagcAAAAGTTTTATTCAGTTCAGTTTATATATTCGTCCACCTAttaatgttataacacaatatcGATCTCTCAATGGTTTAATAattgattattatatatttcagcATTTGCATGGATAGTCatcaaaactgatattttcGAAGGTCCACCGGGACCAGCTGGAATAACTGGCTTCACAGGTCCTACAGGACGAACAGGTTCCACAGGTCCTGTGGGACCAAATGGTAATACCGGACCTATAGGAGAAACTGGTCCCACAGGGCCTACGGGACCAATAGGCGCAAGCGGTCCCTCCGGACCTACAGGAAAAACTGGTCCCGCAGGACCTACCGGACAAACTGGGGATACGGGTCCAACAGGACCTAGTGGACCAAGTGGACCTACTGGTCCCACTGGTTCCACAGGACCCACAGGAGAAACTGGACAAATAGACTGTGGCGGTGGCGGCGgtggcggcggcggcggcggcggcggcggcggcggcggaTGTTCATAGGAGAATGATATTGgatttcaaacacgaataaaaaataacaaatttgcATGTTTTAAACCCAAATATAAACCCAAATATTTATTGACCGTGCATTTTCCTTAAAAAAGCATTtatttgatgtaaatgtttACAATTTCTTATATAACTGAAAGCATTGAAATTCTCctttatcatacttttaagacattaAGGACTTTAGGTCTGATCATAGAGAGAGGaccattttaaaacaaattttcaaacaGGTGAGTTGGGTTCCTTTTTCAGAAATACGTATCTTTTACCCAACTAAACATTCggacatttttttcaaaaaagaaaaccaaacaaaaactaaaaaaaaacctgacCTGGTCTAAAGGTCCTTATAATTTCTAATaagataatttttttatgtttgaaatacctccttatatgtcATATTAGTTTGATATGATTCACGactgccatttgcatttcatgTTAAAACATAATCAGTATTGATACATATAAGTCGAATGGTGTGCTTTAGAGATTTGTGAGCAAAGCGACAAGGCTATTTTGTGCAATGTCTAAAACATATCAGCTAATTGTGTCCCCCTAAAACATgcatttttattgaaattgacaGTTTAACAGATAATATGTCACAAGCAGTGTCTTTGCCATGTTACATATTCAAATTTGATCAAGTTTTTTTCCCCGTTAAGCTGCTTTTATAGTATTTAAAGCCTCACACTTTTTATTCCAGGTTATAGAAATTAAGTATCTTGCATCTTTTTGATTCCAACAAGTGCATATATTGGAAATGTTACGTGTTTTGGCAGTGAAAGTAACATCAGTCTAGATACACGTCAACACCACATATTCTAGATTATATTGACGAAATATTTGGAAAATActgcagtatttttttttcaaaaagttttttgacaatttaaatattgtagAAATAATAACCGTTTATTGCCAGCAATCTGTATCCATCATTATCACCATCTTCAATcattattgatgatgatgatgatggcaGTATGTTTATGTCAAGGACAAGACAACCtgaatttgaatatttcataactttatttatgaaagaGGTATGCTAATTTGGGACTTTCTGCAGCCAGTCAGTGACAAAGCTATTTTTTTCGCAGGAAAATACCGAAGATAATTTGCATCAAGTATCATTTTGAAAACGTCCGATTTCGTGTGGACTCACAGAAAACTGGGGCTCAAAGTGGGAGCATCTAAAATGaacattaatattgtaattGTAGTAAAAAAGAATTGTTGAATTGCCAGCAGATTTGGAGAATTCAGTTGCAAAACATTCACAGTAAATAAGTAATAAAGTAGGTCAAAGCCCAAATTGACAACCTTCCTTTCTAATTTCCAAGACAGAATCCAAAGCTTTTTTTTTGCAATCTAACAGGATTCGTGTATTCTCTCTCTTATAGCGAACTTTAGACATCATATCTGATCATCAGAGATGAATTTATCTCATTGTTTTATTCTTCATAAACTATAAACTGTTTTTGCATTTCTtattttaaaaggggggggggggggggggggggggtatatataaagatatagtgaaagtaatcgctcttatttcaatgcacGTGTATATCTTGATATGTTGCAACCCTTAAACCAATACGCACAATGTgcatattataaatgtataactttcaacaatacaaattacgtacctaatttaaatctgaaatatatatatgatttaaaaatgattaatacaattatcatcgCATAcggatttaacgggttttacttccgctattacggcctcaAAAGGAAAACGGCAGGTGCCTTATTCTAAAAGACCTAAACGTAAgaggtgagatacaggtagactagtaaacATGGAGCATAGGCTTAATCCTTATGTAACAACATTCCGACCGCAGgtaaaaaaacaagaggcccaaagggctttaacggtcacctgagatttgaaatatttcggccaacgAAATTGACCCTTCTTGGCCCCAtccatcagtcctaatgggaTCAGTCtttgaagagtatttgattctaacatatagttgataagaagattttggaaatttcagtcaatttgaccctttttggccccgcccaccagcccctgggggtcaaccagggccaacatgtacataacatcaaactgtaatcccatgctgataatttgaaccaagttagaatgaattccaatacaaatccaacaaataatagtcaaaaatgtgatttccctatataaactatagtaaagtttaccttctccccaggggcaaacgtgagaccccagggtcatgaaattcacaattttggtaaagcaccttaagacccttccatctatgaagagtatttgattctaccatatctgaaaGTAggaaagaagatttttgaaattttagtcaatttgaccctttctGGCcacgcccaccagcccctgggggtcaattagggccaacatgtacataacatcaaactgtcatcccatgctgataatttgatacaagttagaatgaattccaatagaaatccaacaaataatagtcaaaaatgtgatttccctatataaactatagtaaagtttaccccctccccaggggcaaacgtgagaccccagggtcatgcaattcacaattttggtaaagcaccttaagacccttccatctatgaagaggatttgattctaccatatctgagagtagagaagaagatttttgaaattttagtcaatttgaccctttttggccccgcccaccagcccctgggggtcaattagggccaacatgtacataccatcaaactgtcatccaatgctgataatttgatacaagttagaatgaattcaaatacaaatccaacaaaaaatagtcaaaaatgtgatttccctatataaactatagtaaagtttaccccctccccaggggcaaacgtgagaccccagggtcatgcaattcacaattttggtaaagcaccacaagaccctttcatctatgaagagtgtttgactccaccatatctgagagtagagaagaagatttttgaagttttagtcaatttgaccctttttggccccacccctcaggcccctgaggggtggggaccatataattcacaattgtggttgaccttcagccatagaaactttctgccaaatttcattgaattttgttaagtggttttggagaagaagtcgaaaatgtaaaaagtttacggacgcacgacgcacgacgcacaacgcacgacggacgacgacggacaaaaggcgattagaataggtcacttgagacttcgtctcaggtgacctaaaaagccgtaggggtccgatggggtcactgcgatacaggtatactcgctattgtaatcaaaatctgtgattagcagatgttaacagcaggtgaaaacatttctataacggtaactacactgtacacgaccggtatttgtcctgtgtatagaggatttatctatatcacattgattaactccaatcatgatttgtaaatgacgcgattttaaccacgtggtctccatacacacagttttatttggatactataacacatggaaatgtgttacatgaggaacattaacattgtatcacacgtacatatatatgaataaacaatccagttacaaaaacataatattcataggattatattacatacaaatgtacacgtaatcaaagaagagattttcttagaaaaaaaagacaaaccattTAGAACTTCCGTTTATAATTATGACCTTAAACAGACctttagtttagttttatttggatttgagcggtaataatttagaatatgtaatttctttGCAAACTTTCAATGATTGCGTTTTTACAGGAAAACCGATAATGATACTCATCTCCTACATTCTCTGAAGACAAGGTTCGTATCTTCTCCTGAAactctttgttacctaccagtttcaatggaaaatttcaattacatgtacgtacactgtGTATCTAATACAATTAGAGTTAATCTAATCTCAGGCTTCATCGGACATAAAATGGACTGGTCAATAGCTCGGTGAAGGAGGAAATACTTCACATTGTTTGGGTGTTAGGTCTTGATAATAATGGTGACTTTCGCATAGTcagtacgtattttttttttttttttttttttacttccgaaataaaaaggacaggaaatattcccatgttgttgttataattgattaaaatctgtttaaaatgtgtttttattgacgtttttatcacatacacatgacagatgacacaaatgtattgttttttctcacaataaagaaagaatattggactacacacacaatgattctgtggtctatatagtttaaactgtattttatttgacaatttccatttaatagcatatatacaacataagatatacatacatacgtataaAATATTATGCTCGGTCTTGTAATCAAAGaccgtactacatgtatttctttgctGGCAAAAAGAGATCGGGAAGGCAATCGATTATCCTTTACAATAGTGTTCGATATCTCACATAATAATTTTGTACCAGGCTGCTAAAATGGTAAcaattttttcaattctttattagtcttgcgagtatacatctcatcaacatcatacgattacaaaaaatataattcaagtcaGCTCGAGTAGAGCAATGCACTTGTGACGATTTTTTGTCTGATAagaaagtaattaaatgattagctactatagttgggaaactattagcactgatttcgatatctaccggtaatatacatg contains these protein-coding regions:
- the LOC117315336 gene encoding collagen alpha-1(I) chain-like, which translates into the protein MSGQFLPNVSPFGFPSGLSPTYPYAGIILIICAFAWIVIKTDIFEGPPGPAGITGFTGPTGRTGSTGPVGPNGNTGPIGETGPTGPTGPIGASGPSGPTGKTGPAGPTGQTGDTGPTGPSGPSGPTGPTGSTGPTGETGQIDCGGGGGGGGGGGGGGGGGCS